TCTCGATTTTGTTATGATCAAAATAAGAAAGAACTAGAAAGGTGGTGCAGAAAACAGTGGATTTTCTTTTAAAAACTGTGTCTGTGTCGATTATCAGTCTTGGCATGTTCTTGACAGGATGCAGTTTGAAAACACCTGTAGAAACTTCTGAAGTTCCGGAGGTGTTATTATCTGCGATGAAAGAAACTATAAAGGAACAGGATTCGAGAAAGGGTATAGAAACAGAAATATTCACAGAGGATACCAGAGTCAGAGAAGTCATGGAAGATCCTGTATTTGAAGATTTTGGCAGACTTATATTTCCGGTAGATCGACCAGTGGATGATGATCTGACCTTAAAGGAGCTTGGTAATATTCTGGTCTGGTACAGTCATGTGAATCCACAAAGAACCGTATTAATTATCAATGAAATGAAAACAAGGGTTCAGAATGGAGAACAGATTTTTTACGATATTTATACAGAAGAAGAGAAAGCAGAAGATCCCTCCAAAGAAGATACCGGACTGTTTTTCTTCAGAGGGAAACCAGGAGAAAAGTTCGCAGTTACCAATGCAGGTGGTGGTTTTATGTATGTGGCAGCGATGCATGACAGCTTTCCCCATATGCAGGAACTGGCAGAAAAAGGCTATAATGCATTTGCACTGATTTACCGTCCTGGTGCACAGACTGCCTGTGAGGACCTGGCAAGAGCCATTGCATTTATTCAAGAACATGCGGAAGAATTACAGGTAGATACAGAAGGGTATTCGCTCTGGGGAGGCTCGGCAGGAGCACGAATGGCAGCATGGCTGGGAACTTACGGAACTGCTGCATTTGGAGAAAAGGAATATCCAGCGCCTGGAGCAGTCATTATGCAGTATACAGGACTTTCTGAAGTAGTGGGAAATGAACCGCCAACCTATGCCTGTGTGGGAACCAACGATGGAATTGCTTCTTACCGAACTATGGAACGCCGGATAGAGGCAATTGAGAACCAGGGTACAGCAGCAGAAATAGAGATATTTAATGGTCTGGGACACGGATTTGGACTTGGCGAAGGTACAATTGCAGAAGGCTGGCTGGATCGGGCGGTTGAATTTTGGGAAGAACAGACAAACTCTGAACAATAAGTAATGATTAGGACTGCCCTGAATAGACAAAAAATAATAAAGGAGACAGAAACATGAAACAGATTACATTGAACAATGGAGTAGATATGCCAATGGCAGGTATTGGAACCTTTCTTTTGACACCGGATGAAGCGGAAGCATCGGTGCTTTATGCGTTGGAAGTGGGATATCGTCTGATCGATACCGCAAATGCTTATTTAAATGAAAAGGCGGTTGGACGCGCTATGAAGCAATCGAGTGTGGATAGAGAAGATATTTTCTTGGAAACAAAGCTTTGGCCAACTTTTTATGAGCAGGCTGATGCAGTTGACAAAACGCTGGAGCGTTTGGGAACAGACTATATTGATCTGCTTCTCATCCATCAGCCGGCTGGAAACTACACTGCCGGATACCGCCTGATGGAAAAGGCATACAAGGAAGGAAAGGTAAGAGCGATAGGTCTTTCCAACTTCAATGAAGAAAAAATAAAGGAAATCTTGGATATTTGCGAGATAAAGCCGGCGGTTCTGCAGACAGAGATACATCCCTATGATCAGGAAAAGAAACTGAAAGAATTTCTGAAGCAGACAGGGATGGCAATTCAGGCGTGGTATCCCCTCGGACATGGGGATGAAAATCTTCTGAAGGAACCTGTGTTTATGGAATTAGGCCAAAAGTATAGGAAGGAACCTGCGCAGATTATTCTTCGTTGGCATATTCAAGCAGGGAATATTGTGATTCCAGGATCTAAAAATCCAGTTCACATTCAGGACAATTTTGAACTGTTTGACTTTACCTTGACGCAACAGGAAATGATGAGGATCGCAGAATTGGATCAGCATAAGCGGTATTATATCAACACGCCGGAGCTGCTGAAAAAGTACGCAGAAATGGTTCCGCCAGTGGATGGACAGAAATAAAAAAGAATAGAAAAGAGGAAAATGAGATGGCAAAAAAACAGACAGCAGGAAGGGACAGGCTGGGAAAACTGGCTCCTCAATTTGCAGAACTAAACGATGATGTATTATTCGGCCAGGTATGGTCAAGAGAATCCAGGCTTTCCTTAAGAGATCGAAGCATGATTACCATTGCGGCACTACTTTCGGCGGGTTTGTATCCACAGCTGAAGTCGCATCTGAATCTTGGAAAAGAGCATGGGATTACCAGGGAAGAAGTGGTGGAGATGGTTACCCAGCTGGCATTTTATTGTGGCTGGCCGAAGGCATGGAGTACATTTCCATTGATTCAGGAGGTTTATGGGGATGAGACAGGTGCAGTTCCGGCATTGCCGTTTCCTGTGGGAGAGCCAAATTCCGGATTTGCACAGTATTTTACAGGACAGAGCTATCTGGCTCCAATGACGGAGGAACAGATTCCAACATTTAATGTGACTTTTGAGCCGGGATGTCGGAATAACTGGCATATCCATCACGCATCTTCCGGAGGCGGACAGCTTTTAATCTGTGTCAGCGGGGAAGGATGGTATCAGGAATGGGGACAGGAGGCAAGAAAACTCCATTCTGGAGATGTGGTGAATATTCCGGCAAATATAAAGCATTGGCATGGTGCTGCAAAAGATTCCTGGTTTCAGCACATTGCACAGGAAATACCAGGCAGCGATACGAAAACAGAGTGGTGCGAGCCAGTGACAGATGAACAGTACAGCCAGTTGAATTAAGCAAGAGGAGGAGAATAGCAGAATGAAGATTTTATTTATCAATGGAAGCCCTGAGAAAAATGGAAATACGGCAGCACTTGCCGCTTCTCTTTTAAAGGGAAAAGAATATGAAACACTGAATCTGACAGACTACCAGATTGGAAGTTACGGCCAGCAGCTTCCAGGTGATCAGCTGAAAGAAGTAATCAGAAAAATAAAAGAGTCAGAGATTCTGGTCATCGGCTCTCCTCTGTACTGGCACAACCTATGCGGTTCGGTCCGCAATATGCTGGATCGTTTCTATGGCCTGGTAGAGGAAGGGGAACTTTCTGGAAGGACATTGTATTTTTTATTCCAGGGAGCAGCGCCGGAACCCTGGATGATGGAAGCCGGAGAGTATACCATGAAACGATTTGCAGGACTTTATGGAATGAAATATGCAGGAATGGCGACAAATAGGCACGAGGCAGAAAAATTAGGAAAAGGGATATAAGAAATTTATGAAAAAAATCATATCAGGTCTGTTATGTGCAGCTTTTATTGCAGGGCTTACTGGCTGTGGGAGTTTGAAGCAGCTTCCAATCCAGACAGAGAGTGCTTCCCAAATAGAAACAGAAACAGATTCAAAAGACATAGGGGAAGCTAATAAAAAAAGAGAAAAGATTTTAATCGCATATTTTTCGGTTCCAGAGAATGTGGATACAGCTGGAGCAGACGCAGTGGCAGGGGCCAGCATTGTGGTAAGTGACGGAGAAAAGCTTGGAAATACGGAATATGTGGCAAATTTAATTCAGGAGACAATTGGCGGAGAACTGTTCCGGATTGAAACGGAGGAAGAGTATCCGTTGGATCATGATCCGCTGGTGGATCAGGCATCAGAGGAAAAAAGTGAAAACTTCAGGCCGGAATTGACTTCTCATGTGGAAAATTTTGAACAATACGAAACGATTCTGCTGGGATATCCCAACTGGTGGGGAGACATGCCTATGCCTGTTTATTCTTTTTTGGAAGAATATGATTTTGGAGCAAAAACAGTGATTCCATTTATTACCCATGGGGGAAGCGGCGCTTCACGGACAGTTGATACAATTTCAGAATTACAGCCAGGAGCATTGATTCGTGATAATGCACTGATTCTGTCAAGAAATGATGTGGCAGATAGTGAAGAAACCGTAGTTTCATGGGCTGAGTCACTGGGAATATCGGCGGTTTCACTTTCACAGGAAGATTTAGAACAGAATGCGTCTAATACAGCCTCGACGGCGGTTCCCACACCATTGAAAAACCAGAGAATCTATTTATGGGATGATGGGAATATGCCCTCTGCGACACAATATACAGAAAATACGGGTTATTATGCGGATGATCCGGACTTTCGGCCTTATATGACATTTTATCCAGTTCCAGAGGGAATCCAGATTAAAGGCGCAGTTCTGGTAAATTCAGGTGGGGCATTTGCATATCGCAGTAACCAGAATGAGGGAGGCCCCACGGCAGAGGAACTAAGCAGGCTGGGCTATCAAAGCTTTCTGGTAGATTACAGAGTGCAGCCTTATACGCAGGAAGAAGGAGCTCTCGATCTGTCTCGTGCCGTCCGCTTTGTCAGGGCTCATGCTTCCGAGTATGGAATCAATGAAAAAGATATTGCAGTTATGGGGTTTTCTGCAGGAGGAATTCTTGCAGGAGAGGAACTTCTGAATTTTGATGGAATGGTTCAGGGACAGGAACTGGATGCAGATTATGTACCGGATGAACTGGATAAAGTATCTGCAGATGCGGCAGCTGCCGGAATGATCTATTCCTTCTATGGACGGTTGAGCGTTGCAACAGATGATGTAGAGAAGCTGGCAGCTTCTAAGCTTCCGCCAACTTTTTTCTGCTATGGCACAAGAGATCCATTTGTATCAGAGTTTGAAAAAAATATTCAGGCTTTGTCTGAGGCCAATGTAGAAACGGAAGTTCTTGTATTAGATGGAATGCCCCATGGCTATGGAAATACAGGTGGCTGGATTGATGATTATGACCGATGGCTGACAGATATTTTTGCTCATAATTAAAGAACGGTTTAAGGAGAATGAAAAATGGATAAACGGATACTTGGCAGGGACTTGCAGGTTTCATCCATAGGACTTGGGTGCATGGGAATGAGCCATGCTTATGGAGCGCCTGCAG
The window above is part of the Lachnoclostridium edouardi genome. Proteins encoded here:
- a CDS encoding alpha/beta hydrolase — translated: MKETIKEQDSRKGIETEIFTEDTRVREVMEDPVFEDFGRLIFPVDRPVDDDLTLKELGNILVWYSHVNPQRTVLIINEMKTRVQNGEQIFYDIYTEEEKAEDPSKEDTGLFFFRGKPGEKFAVTNAGGGFMYVAAMHDSFPHMQELAEKGYNAFALIYRPGAQTACEDLARAIAFIQEHAEELQVDTEGYSLWGGSAGARMAAWLGTYGTAAFGEKEYPAPGAVIMQYTGLSEVVGNEPPTYACVGTNDGIASYRTMERRIEAIENQGTAAEIEIFNGLGHGFGLGEGTIAEGWLDRAVEFWEEQTNSEQ
- a CDS encoding flavodoxin, with product MKKIISGLLCAAFIAGLTGCGSLKQLPIQTESASQIETETDSKDIGEANKKREKILIAYFSVPENVDTAGADAVAGASIVVSDGEKLGNTEYVANLIQETIGGELFRIETEEEYPLDHDPLVDQASEEKSENFRPELTSHVENFEQYETILLGYPNWWGDMPMPVYSFLEEYDFGAKTVIPFITHGGSGASRTVDTISELQPGALIRDNALILSRNDVADSEETVVSWAESLGISAVSLSQEDLEQNASNTASTAVPTPLKNQRIYLWDDGNMPSATQYTENTGYYADDPDFRPYMTFYPVPEGIQIKGAVLVNSGGAFAYRSNQNEGGPTAEELSRLGYQSFLVDYRVQPYTQEEGALDLSRAVRFVRAHASEYGINEKDIAVMGFSAGGILAGEELLNFDGMVQGQELDADYVPDELDKVSADAAAAGMIYSFYGRLSVATDDVEKLAASKLPPTFFCYGTRDPFVSEFEKNIQALSEANVETEVLVLDGMPHGYGNTGGWIDDYDRWLTDIFAHN
- a CDS encoding flavodoxin family protein gives rise to the protein MKILFINGSPEKNGNTAALAASLLKGKEYETLNLTDYQIGSYGQQLPGDQLKEVIRKIKESEILVIGSPLYWHNLCGSVRNMLDRFYGLVEEGELSGRTLYFLFQGAAPEPWMMEAGEYTMKRFAGLYGMKYAGMATNRHEAEKLGKGI
- a CDS encoding carboxymuconolactone decarboxylase family protein yields the protein MAKKQTAGRDRLGKLAPQFAELNDDVLFGQVWSRESRLSLRDRSMITIAALLSAGLYPQLKSHLNLGKEHGITREEVVEMVTQLAFYCGWPKAWSTFPLIQEVYGDETGAVPALPFPVGEPNSGFAQYFTGQSYLAPMTEEQIPTFNVTFEPGCRNNWHIHHASSGGGQLLICVSGEGWYQEWGQEARKLHSGDVVNIPANIKHWHGAAKDSWFQHIAQEIPGSDTKTEWCEPVTDEQYSQLN
- a CDS encoding aldo/keto reductase, which produces MKQITLNNGVDMPMAGIGTFLLTPDEAEASVLYALEVGYRLIDTANAYLNEKAVGRAMKQSSVDREDIFLETKLWPTFYEQADAVDKTLERLGTDYIDLLLIHQPAGNYTAGYRLMEKAYKEGKVRAIGLSNFNEEKIKEILDICEIKPAVLQTEIHPYDQEKKLKEFLKQTGMAIQAWYPLGHGDENLLKEPVFMELGQKYRKEPAQIILRWHIQAGNIVIPGSKNPVHIQDNFELFDFTLTQQEMMRIAELDQHKRYYINTPELLKKYAEMVPPVDGQK